One Gadus macrocephalus chromosome 17, ASM3116895v1 genomic window, agatctgagcagtgttttgcgtcttggcagtttagacggaaacgctacggcggagcgttttcaacttttccactctggagggtggtttcagatgtatgcgttttcatgccccaaaaacgccgttaccgtctaaacgaaaggcacttccgataaaatattttgtcgttttcacccgcaagcgtcctcgtgtaaacggggccttaatcAACGCCACTTCgaactttacgtcctacgtcactcgctatgggtgtgcatgtgtgcgcatagccgtcactcacgatgggtgtgcatgtgagaaaggttttggctttagtgtctattggttggtaataacggttctgatgatttttctgatggaaaagtggtcttttatttccataatctttgttcagtgaacgcataaacccgtttgttagttagcagttaaacaaaatgcgatctcgttgtttacagttaccaacgaccaactgatgattgggggttcgattccctagtgatgcaaggttttttctttcattttggactgcacacacatcgcgagtgacggatactcgcacaatatacacacatcactgtctttacaatttctaggcaaccgaagtttaaagattgtcaagtggttaactcttgaatcgcatgtcctaagacctgatgggttagtggtcagagaacaactcattaacgcggggataaggggttcgattccttaatgaagctagcgtttttctttcatattcgaCTGGATTTttctatgccattttgcgtaacttgtagtttatgatgaagaaatgttactggggttaaggttagggtaacgctaagggtaagacacaaagtgtttttgcaacacaatatttcttacaataacaaattccaaagttttgatgactccagtaggaaacttaagatacctagagaaatgcgtgagtgctcacaaaacatcaacaagtcagcagtgtggtacagggtgatcatttctgatatacagtacaaaagcagcaagacacaaagtgtttttgcaacacaatatttcttacaataacaaagtccaaagttgtgatgactccagtaggaaacttaagatactgTGGTAACTCGGTTAGGTAGAAGGGCTcaaagtaaggaccaggcagggtgtgagggtccaaagcctcaaacggcggtttattgCACTCGGTTTCTTAtatccacacaagcgcacgctgttCATCGAAGTtggggggggttgctcgagtcgtcgtccacgtgtccgccgtgcggctcactctACGCTCTCGGTCGTCTGCgttgtcctctcttccactcgactcctctcgatctttcgtttggtggcctccttttaacacctgggtgcctcctgcccaggtgctcctcgtttccccgattgcggctctcgggaggttgggatttgtcgccggctgttggccaccggcggtatatcccggcctcgactctcccgaacagggggcgtggcaccgggggaatgccacacactccccccctttGCCTATGCCCCTCCGTGCGCGGGGCCCAGCCCCCGCACGCATCTCGGCGGGACAGAGCGTCGGCGTTGGTGTTTTCCCGCCCCGGCCTGTGCTCCACGGTAAAGGAGAAGGGCTGGAGGGACAGGAACCACCTCGTTATCCGAGCGTTCGTGTCCTTGGCggtggccatccacttcagtgggGCGTGGTCCGTCACCAGGACGAACTGGTGTCCTAGGAGATAATACGTTAGTTTTGTGACGGCCCACTTAATGGCCAGCGCCTCCTTTTCTACCGTGCTGTAGTTCCGCtcgtgggggaggagcttccggctgagatAGGTCACCGGGTGCTCCTCTCCGTTCCGGACCTGGGATAGGACCCCACCTAGTCCCACCTCGGACGCATCTGTTTGGAGGGTGAAAGGGAGGTTAAAATCCGGGGTGACCAGTAGCGGCTCCTTACATAAGGCCCCCCGTAGGTCCTCGAAGGCCCTCGTCGCTGCCTCAGTCCAGTGGACCCTATCCGGGAGGGCCTTCCGGGTGAGATCGTTCAGGGGGCAGGCTAGGGTGGCATACCCCGGGATAAAACGCTGGTAataccccaccagccccaggaacgATCTCACCTGCTTCTTGGTCTGGGGTTGGGGCCACTCCCGGATAGCCGCCACCTTGTCCTCCTGGGGTCGcacgttccccctccccacccggtaCCCCAAATAGGCCGTCTCCTCCCGCCCCAACCGGCACTTTGCAGGGTTGGCGGTCAGCCCGGCCGCCCGTAGGCCGTTGAGCACGGCCCGCACGTGCTTGACGTGTTCGTCCCAACTGGCGCTGTGGATGATTATATCATCGATATATGCTGCGGTGTAACTGCTGTGCGGCCTTAGgacctggtccatcatccgctggaacgTAGCGGGGGCCCCGTGGACACCAAAGGGCAGGACAGTGTACTGAAACAGGCCCCCCGGCGTCGCAAaggccgtcttctcccgggacgacggcgccagggggacctgccagtaccccttggttaGGTCCAGCGTGGAGAGGTACCGGGCCGGTCCCAGCCGCTCGATCAGCTCGTCTACTCTAGGCATGGGGTAGGAGTCAAAGTCAGACACTTCATTTAGCCGGCGGAAGTCATTACAGAACCGGTGGGTCCCGTCCGGCTTGGGCACCAGCACGATAGGGCTAGCCCAGGCGCTACGGGATTCCTCAATTACCCCCAGTTTCAGCATCCGCTCCACCTCGGCTCGGATGGCGTTGCGCCGGGACTCGGGTACCCGGTAGGGCGGGATCCGAACCGTCACCCCCGGAGCGGTCCGGATCTCATGGGAGATCACGAGGTCCTCCCCGGCACGTCCGAAAACACGTCCCGGCTCTGCAGCACCAGCTCCCCGAGTTCTTGTCTCTGTGCGGGACTGAGGTCGGCCCCCATCGGGACCTCAGGGATCGCGGGCCGAGCCATCAAGGCCATGGGGGCCCGTAGGGGAGGGTCGTCCTCACCCCGCCACTGTTTTAACAGATTCACGTGATAAACCTGGGTGGGCTTGCGTCTCCCGGGCTGCCTCACCTTGTAGTTAACGGGCCCCACGGCCTCTACTACCTCGTACGGGCCCTGCCATTTCGCGAGAAACTTGCACTCGCTGGTTGGAACCAGCACTAAGACCCGGTCGCCTGGTCGGAAGTTCCGCACGCGCGCCCCCCTGTTATACACGCGCACTTGGGCCTGCTGAGCACGGGCGAGGTGGTCTCGGACTATGGGCCAGACCTTGGCCATTCGGTCCCTGACGAGCTCCACATGCTCGATGGTGGTCctgtgtggagagggatgactctcccacgcctccttcgCCAGGTCCAGTATTCCACGGGGTCTCCTCCCATAAAGGAGTTCGAAGGGCGAGAACCCCGTGGAAGCCTGGGGCACCTCACGAATGGCGAAGAGGACGTGGGGAAGCAACTgatcccagttcttcccgtccgCCTCGATGCTCTTTTTGAGCATCCGTTTGATGGTCTGGTTAAACCGCTCGACTAGCCCGTCCGTCTGCGGGTGATataccgaggtccggagctgggaGACCTGTAACAGTTTTAGTAGCTCCTTGACTACGCGGGACATGAAACAGGAGCCTTGATCGGTGAGGATCTCCTTTGGGAGCCCCACCCGGCTAAAGAGTAGTACTAGCTCTCGGGCTACCGCCTTGCTAGTCGCCGCACGCAGTGGGAGGGCCTCGGGGTATCGGGTCGCATAATCTAATATGACGAGGAGATATCGATGTCCCCGGCTCGTCCTTGGGAGGGGTCCTACGATGTCCAGCGCTATTCTCTCGAAGGGAGTCTCAATAATGGGCATCGGTATGAGCGGACTCCGCTCCACTGCCCGCGGGGCTACGCGCTGGCAGTCGGGACACTCCTGGCAGTAACGCGCTACATCTCTGCGTACCCCGGGCCAATAGAACCGCGCCACCACCCGCTCTCGCGTTTTGTCCATGCCCAGATGTGCGCCGAGCAAATGTGTGTGGGCCATGAACAAAACCTTAGACACGTACGGTCGCGGTACCACCAGTTGTTGTACTACCTCCCCCTCGCGTACGTCGACCCTGTACAGCAACCCCGACCTGCATCGGGGTTCCCGGTCTGCCCCCGGCCAGGTCGGCCCTCACCAGGGTCACGGCACTCCCCGTGTCCAGCAGGGCATGGGTGTCATGTTGCATCACCTTGATGGGGACGGTGGGGGAGTCCTTGTCGCCCTgtgtccagcaggtcgccagcatacaggtggGGCGGTCTCTCGGGGCGGTGCACGCGGAGGGCATGGGGACGTCCTGTCGGTCGGGACAGTCCCGGACCAGGTGTCCCCGTTGTCCGCAGTGGTAGCAGCGCCGGGTCTCGGGTTCCCCTCGTTCTCGGGGCGGGGTGGACGGCCGGGTCCTCGACGGCGGTGTCGGAGTCTCTCTCCGGGTGGCCCGGGGGTTGGGTCTCGGGCCCGCCGCCAgccgctgggccacctgccagttctccagctggcgcacgaggtcgtccacggtctcagggtggtggtgggccagcaCCCTCCGGGCGTCGGGGGGCAGCTGTCGCACGGTGTTGTCCACCACGACCCGATCCACGGGGCTGGGTCCCACTCAGTCTACCAGCCACCTCCGGGCTAGCCGACATTGGTGGGCCACCTGGGTCCGCACGGGTCCTCGGACGTCGAACGTCCACTCGTGGAAATTGAGGGCCTTCGCAGCAAGGCTATGTCCATAGtaggccaagatggccgccttgAGTGCGGCATACCGGCCCGCGTCCCCGGGGTTGAGGTCCTGactcgcctgctgggcgggcCCGGTTAAAAACGGGGCCACTATATAGGCCCACTGGGCCTCTGGCCACCTCTCCCGGGTTGCCACCTGCTCAAATGTTTCTAGGAAGGCCTCGACATCGTCGTCGGGTCCTAGCTTTGTGAGCCGACTCGTCGGGGCGTTGGTCGGCGGGTCGCGGGTGGCCTGCTGGGTCAGGCGGAGCACCACCTCCGtcagcagggccaggctggggtCCGACTCTCTCGGGCCGACTGGTCCTGCGGCTGTCCCGGGGTTCTGCATCTACGTCCGCGGGTATTCACCTCCGCGAACGGAGGAACCGCAccggaaaaaacaaaaaaaaatcaaaaaacgaaGAGCCACTGCCAAAACGCGGGGAGGGGTCCTTACCGGGAGCCGTACGTGGACCGagttgcccgcatcctccaccatatgtggtaactcGGTTAGGTAGAAGGGCTcaaagtaaggaccaggcagggtgtgagggtccaaagcctcaaacggcggtttattgCACTCGGTTTCTTAtatccacacaagcgcacgctgttCATCGAAGTtggggggggttgctcgagtcgtcgtccacgtgtccgccgtgcggctcactctACGCTCTCGGTCGTCTGCgttgtcctctcttccactcgactcctctcgatctgtcgtttggtggcctccttttaacacctgggtgcctcctgcccaggtgctcctcgtttccccgattgcggctctcgggaggttgggatttgtcgccggctgttggccaccggcggtatatcccggcctcgactctcccgaacagggggcgtggcaccgggggaatgccacaatacctagagaaatgcgtgagtgctcacaaaacatcaacaagtcagcagtgtggtacagggtgatcatttctgatatacagtacaaaagctgaaactattagccaggagtgggaaagatgcagacgcagacgtgggaagcaataagacgcaccaacacacagttgcctgttgcaaaatggttcagagtttaatagaaatagttagggttagctggtatggcgttatctggtatggctatagtctaatgttagcctagttcgtgttgtttcgtcatgttaatcgctagtaatagtaagtcatttgtagaaatatagcctatcatcacagactgtaggaatgtcacccaccctccatcgcgtacgacactgacgctcgtaatctgtagtgcaagggagttcgtgcacagatccctgagacaaacggctacgcgcacacatgcaaacccatagcgagtgacgtaggacgtaaagtcccgcccaggtcgaagtggcgtcgatttagagagtcccaagtgcgttgagacgggggaggggccgcgcaggcacccggtgctcgttgtgaagaggtaatagcagtggcggttttaggcacgggcgaaccggGCAGCTGCccggggcggcatatttgtggggggcgccaaatcacatggggggcgccacgagcagtacAAATAAAgcagtacacccccccccccccgtcaacaatcgctccttcccccgccccccccgtcaacaattgctccttccacccccccccccccctaggaaGTCTTGCCTGGCGCGCaactggacgtagaaccgccactgggTAAAAGCGATAGTGCTTTCACCTGAAAAAGTCGCCGAAAGTCACCAATAGcagctgaaaaaggagctagatttgtcgcttgtcgctgttttgaaaaaaagtcgtcaaaggggtctgaaaagtagctaaatatagcgacaaaatcgctaagttTGCAACACTGCGGTTTGGTTCAGTAGTCGTAAGCGTCTTTGTATTTAATGCGCATGCGCAGGCTTGTACGTAACcttgaaattgtacatttgtctaaacaaatatttctaaattgagctcctaatcaaatataacagtgttttaggaagaaaacaaaaaatgtttatctggattgaatgacaaaattattaatcagttgaatacacaaccttaaaattttacatttgtcaaaatggatatttcttaattgagctcctaattaaaaaatatctatatttcaaagtattttgaaataaaaaaaagttattttaaaaataaaacaaaaaatgtttatttgaattgaattacaaaataataatcaggGGCCGGATTCACTAAAGTGTTCTTAAGATAAAACTTAAGAAGATTCTTAAGAAAAAATATAAGAAGTTCCTAAGAATCTTCTTAAACGCTATTCACCATTTTTTTCTTAAGAATTGTCGATTGTCTTACGAACTTCTTAGTTTTCTCACTTAAGAAGTTCTTAGATTGTTAACGTAGTAGAGGAATGCATGTAATGTTCGTCCTCGTGCGCTCTTGTTGTTGCTGGAGCAGCGGTGGGGGCTGGCCCCGTTGCTATGTTACCTGTACTTTGTTGATGTTTATGGTTTGAGTTTCACGGAGAATTAACCGTTAATAAATAAACCGTTAATTAATAAACCGAAAAAATGGAGGACAACAGTGCCAAGCGCAGCAAGAACTTTTCGAAACAGGagttggaggtgttggtggaggaggtggtttcAAGGCAAAGAATATTAATGGGGAAGTTGGATAACGTAGTCACTGCAGATAATAAGAAGAGGGCGTGGGCGAAAGTTGCCCAATCGGTGTCCGCAGTAGGGGAAACGGAGCGCGATGCgattgcaataaaaaaaaaatgggcggACGTAAAATCCCTCGTAAAGAAAAAAAGCTGCTGAGAGGACGAGGGAGACGAGGAAGACAGGAGGAGGGACGTCCTCTGTTAAACTCGACCCTTTGGAGGAGAAGATTTTGGGTATGATAGGGGAATCGCTGGTAGGAGGAGTTCAAGGAGGGGTGGACACTGGAGACCACAGCTGTATGCAGCTGCTACAGCAGACACAAACGGGTAAGCTCACAAGCTACTGTCACTAACTGTTAGCTATTGATCATTACGTTGATCCTGTTGatgaagcttttttttttcactaccTAACTAATGGCCCAATTTTCCTGATTCTGTTGCTTTTCTGTAGATGCTATGGTGGACCTTGATTTTCTTCCCACCCAAGCAGGAGTTGCAACAATCCAAGTTATTGTACCCACTGAAGACATTGTCCCCCCCCACATTGAACCTGAAGTTCAACAAAATGTAAGTTTATAACTGTATCAGACAATGACTACCAcaccatacatttttatattgttAAGGAAAGCTGCCTCTTTTGTGAAGAGTTTGAGGAGGTATGTCCCCTGGGCCATCCAGCTATTCAATGTCAAAcaaaagaggaggggagaaatgGACTTTTCAGCATGAGTGTCTTTCTGCGCCTACCATCCAGTGTTGGGCATAATGTGTTACAAAAGTAGTGTAATTACAGTTATGTATTGCTgtttgctgtaacacagtaaaaCAGTAGCCTAGGCTGTTACTGGAATTTGATTTCCTAGATGAGATGACTGCAGAGATGGAAATCTCAGTTCTCACTCAGTCCTAACATTTACCCCTTGGTTTTTACAATTGAATTGAACCTTCTGCTGTTCTTTTTGTTCTTACAGAATTCTGAAGAAGATCTTAGTCTGTCACAACTAATTTCAGAGTCCATCCTCCAGCCCACACCAGTGATGACACACAGCATGGAGGACATGATCTTTATTCAAAGAGACCTTTTGGAGGAAGTGCGACAACTTAGAAGGGTTCAAGAGCAACTTCtactggtggagagagagagactgctctTGGCCAAAGCCAAATTTGAGCTAGATATTAGAGTATTAGATATATTAGAGTAttagattatattatattagagtattatattatatatatattagagtattagagtattgtattatattatagtagtATAGAATATATTAGAGTAATATATTATAGATTAGAGTATTATAgagtattgtattatattatattagagtATTACAGTATATTAgagtaatatattatatattagtattagtaatgagtattagtaatattaataataaaataaattgctCATAGATTTTCAGGTGtcgtttattatttatttatttacatgaaTCTCCTCCTTACAAGCTCTTGTCTCACTTGAATGCCGGTATTACATGGGGCGGGGACTGGGCCATCTCCCTCTGGTTCATGGTGGTCTGGAACATCCGGAAGAGGCAGCCGGTACATCATGCAGATGTTGTGCAGGATGAAGGCACAGGTGATGATTTTACACCCCTTTTCAGGGGTGTATTGGAGCACTCCACCAGAGCGGTCAATGCATCGAAATCTGGATTTGACAACCCCAATGCACCTCTCCACAACACTTCTGGTTTTGCGTTGCGCACGGCTGTAGCGCTGTTCAGGCTCTGTTGCTGGGTGGAGGATTGGAGTCATCAGCCATGGTCGTAGAGCGTAGCCACTATCACCTTTTATTGGTTAGGAAAGTAGTTATGTCAATTATTGAAGTCTTATACAGTGAATGGTTTTGTGTAGTCTAAATTAAAATTCATCACTAGTTACTCACCTAACAACCATCCATCTGGCATTTCTCCTTCATTAAATTTTATGCCTGTTCCCGAATTCATCAATATGAAGGAGTCGTGGGTACTGCCTGGCCACCTTGCCACAAGGTCAGTAACCCTTAGTGTTGCATCACAGATCATGGAGTGGAAGTTCATGGAGTGGAAGTTCTTTCTATTGACAAAGCCATCCTCCTCATCACTTGGTGCCTATGAAATGAATATAAGTTAGTTAGCACATTAATCCccacgtaacacacacacatgtatatatatgtatatatatatatatatatacatatatatatatatatatatatatatatatatatatagtcaatATTTTTATAAACAACATATAACAAAGCATAATGGATCCAAAATAACAAGAATAGGATATTTGTACATTATCATACTTTGATTGCAATATGTGTCCCATCAACTGCCCCCAGCACGTTTGGAAACCCTGCTATTTCAAAAAATTGCTGTTTGGTTCGAATGCATTCTGCGTCTGTTGCTGGAAACTTGATGAACTGCCGTGCTCTTCTACAGAGTGCATTTGTAACATCTCTGACCACTCGACTAACGGATGATTGGCTCACACCCAGGGTGCCCCCCACCACCATTTGAAAAGACCCAGAGGCAAAAAATCTCAGGGCAGCCATAATTTGCGTTACAACTGGAAGGGGTGACGATcgccttgtttttcttttcaggTCATTTGATAGCATatctgccaaataaataattgcaGGCCTAGGGAGCCTATATTGTCGAATCAACATGTGATCAGGGAGTATAAGCGGATCCATTCTGTCTCTCAATGGCCTTGGTGGATTTTCCTCCCTAACTGCCACCCAAAGAACTTCcatctaaaaaaaaagataatatgtTTTCAGTGACTTGGCCTGAAATAATGatctaaataaatacaactgcCTTCTTGATATACTTAAGAGAACATTCAAGTATAATCAAACATCCTTGATAACTATTACTTCTCAACACTGTCTGGTATTATCAATTGTAACTGACAGAGTTTAGGCCCATTTCTTTTAATATTGTCAAAATAGGCTTTTTTGATATATTAAAACTAGTATGACAAGCTTAAATTCACAACATTGTTTAACATATAGTCTTGGTTTAAGCAATATATTAATGTATTCATATAAATGTCATATAGATATGTTTAAAGAAAGACTTACCTTTTCACTTCAGCTGGTTTAAGACTGGTGAAGGATTATCTTAAAGTTGTGAAGAAATTTGAGAAGAAATTCAAGAACTTTGTCTTCAAGAATCTCATTTGTTCTTAAGTACTTTCTTAGGAAAAAACGTAGGAACTTAGGAAAAAACTTACGAAGAAAGTTGAGAAAAAAGTTAAGAAAAAACTAAGAAATTCTTCAAGAATATCAAATCTTCTTAAATTTTGTCTTAAGAACATAgttaagaaaaaagtgctacTTAAGAACTTTTTTCTTCCTAAGAATGCTTTGTGAATCCGGCCCCAGATGAAGTACGGCTTAAAAACCTTTTTCCAGTGTATGTTCTCCTCGACATTTGTCAAAGTGTCATCCTGTAGATGATCACTAGAGCATCTTCTACACTTAAGCTGCATTCTAAACTAAAGCCAGGTTCTGAAATGCGTTTTGACAACATTTCAAGCAATAAGTGTGCATTTAATTAGATACGACTTCTGCCACCTTCTGAACCcgcgcctgtctgactaccagCCTGTAGCTGAACCcgcgcctgtctgactacccgaATGCCTTTGAGCTCGTCTGCCTGCAGTCCCTGCTTTACTAATTTCTTTCCCTCAGTAATCACCTTTATTATTTACTCCTCTCTGTATCCTTGTCTCTGTGTTGAGCCTTTGAATCCACTCTCTCTATATTCCATGGCAGTAATCTAGgtcaattaggcctactgcaattaCCGTCAGTGAATGTATACGATGTTTAGTTTGTTTGTGAATGCAACGTTTTCTATCGTTGCCATGGGGATACTAATGGAAGCTGCTATCCCTGAAACCACTCAGCTTGcatgtgtgatggaaaatcgACATGTTGTTACGTTTTCTTAGGTTTTGTTTACTACTCCGTGTATGATCTTGCCAtcctgaggcctgtttcaggtagctggttttgaggcaaccccgagtttgttcgctctgagttaatggaaactctgggttttccgtttcaggtagcaggttcagcgcaaccgagagttagtttctgcggcaacatacgccgtgggtctaacctgctcgggaggtggttagacctactctgagtttgttgtctataaggctgaaggcagctctccgacagaaggaagtgttagaaatggcatgtccttttctacgagagcctgcggacgtagaggctgcgatcctcagagggaatctccgtgaggaatgATTATTACAGTTTTTTACGATACAATAAACACTAAAATCTAAAGTTTTGCCCAATTATCAAAACCTTACACTCAAGGAGCAAAACTCGGCCCCAGATTTGCACCACTGTAAGCACAATGAGTCCGTTCACACTTTgtgcaaaacaatacacacagtgatttgaaacactaacacacacgtcAATGCATTAGACACAGAAGTATATCAAGATGTCACTTCCTTGCAATTCTAAAGCACTGACTATCAAATTACCACACCCATGAGCCAGTTGATTGAACACTGCCATCAGGTGTGCAAACACAAGATTGCTTAATTGTAGACACACCAATCAGGTTTAAGCACAATAAAAATGCTGCAGGTGAGTTCACCAAACTTAACCAAAatggaaggaagaggaagaggaagagtgaggatgagagggggaatctgagaaggaggagaaggaggcagaggCCGTGCCAGAGGTAGAGGccgaggtagaggtagaggaagaggaagaggaagaggaagacttcaagcaggaggaggtgaagctcAAAGGAGAAGAGGTCCAACTTTAAGCAATGAAATTCGCGCAACTCTTGTGGACCATGTTGTGAACCATGGATTGACGCTGAGGGAGGCTGGACTGAGAGTCCAGCCAAATCTCAGCAGATTCACCGTGGCATCTGTCATAAGGGCATTCAGACTGGAAAACAGGTACAAAAATTACCTGTTTACAGCTTCTTACTGTATGCACCCCATATCAGCACTTTTGATACCCCTTCCTGTGACATTTTACAGTaggttacatgtgttttgttCTACATAGGATTGAGGGTCGAGTACAACGAGGAGGAAGGGCTCCCATTTTCACACCActgcaggagagggagattgTGAATATGGTTTTGGCAAATAATGCCATCAGGCTTCGTGAAATCCAGGCCAAAATTATTGAAGACCAAATCATTTTTCAGAACGTGAATCAGGTCTCTCTGCTCGTATCCTGAAGGCACATCAGGTACAAATGAAACAGATGTACCGAGTGCTTTTTGAGAGGAACTCGGAGAGGGTCAAACAGCTGCGGCATGAGTATGTGGAGGTATGTATTGTTCACTTCAGCACTCTGATGTTGCATACTGCACACATAACCTTTTTTTACATGTAAATGTGCTGTACACTAAATCTATGCTGAACTACACAATCTTGTCTCACTGTATTTTAGAGAGTCTTACAAATGGATGCTGAGGCCATTCAGCATGAGTACATCTACATAGACGAGGCAGGGTTTAACCTCTCAAAGGtcagaaggaggggaagaaatGTAATTGGCCAGAGGGCAATTATTAGTGTCCCGGGGCAACGTGGGGGAAACATCACCCTTTGCGCGGCAATCACCCAGAATGGGGTCCTCCACCGCCATGCCAACATGGGTCCGTATAAAACCCCTCACATCCTTGCATTTTTAGACAGATACAACCTCACAATCAATAACATACAGATCCAATACATTGTCACCTGGGACAATGTTTCATTCCACCGCTCTGCTCTGGTTCAGAACTGGTTTACACAGCACCCAAATTTCACAGTCCTTTTCCTGCCACCATATTCATCATTTCTTAACCCAATTGAAGAATTTTTCTCGGCATGGCAGTGGAAGGTTTACGATCTGCACCCCCTAGCTCGGGTAGCCCTCATTCAGGCCATGGAGGAGGCCTGTGACCAGGTTGAGGCCACAGCCATACAGGGGTGGATAAGGCATGCACGGCGATTCTTTCCCCGCTGTCTGGCGAATGAGGATATCGCCTGTGATGTAGATGAGATTCTCTGGCCATATCCAGCTAGGAGAAGAGACCAACAATAGCAATTTATgtgctgtgttttctttttttttgggggggggggggggggttctttttttgttcatgttatgttcatGAAAactgggaaatgttttttttgttggcttGT contains:
- the LOC132445622 gene encoding putative nuclease HARBI1, which translates into the protein MEVLWVAVREENPPRPLRDRMDPLILPDHMLIRQYRLPRPAIIYLADMLSNDLKRKTRRSSPLPVVTQIMAALRFFASGSFQMVVGGTLGVSQSSVSRVVRDVTNALCRRARQFIKFPATDAECIRTKQQFFEIAGFPNVLGAVDGTHIAIKAPSDEEDGFVNRKNFHSMNFHSMICDATLRVTDLVARWPGSTHDSFILMNSGTGIKFNEGEMPDGWLLGDSGYALRPWLMTPILHPATEPEQRYSRAQRKTRSVVERCIGVVKSRFRCIDRSGGVLQYTPEKGCKIITCAFILHNICMMYRLPLPDVPDHHEPEGDGPVPAPCNTGIQVRQELVRRRFM